One stretch of Carassius gibelio isolate Cgi1373 ecotype wild population from Czech Republic chromosome B1, carGib1.2-hapl.c, whole genome shotgun sequence DNA includes these proteins:
- the slc2a15b gene encoding solute carrier family 2 member 15b, with translation MAEEVLIEPNGKSRGHLTSSLLAVAFLSSFGSSMLYGYNLAVVNSPAEYIKDFYNQTIVRRNGSGVDKETLTLLYSVTVSIFAIGGLVGSLTVGMQVTRFGRRGTLVHSTVLVFIAGVLMGFSRLCGSPEMIIIGRFIIGIHSGIALSVVPMYLGEIAPKNLRGFLGLVPSIFICIGVFIAQILGLHELLGKEEHWPLFLSLVVVPTFIQLMLLPWFPESPRYLLMEKRNIHATITALKWYRPKSNIQAELEEMQEEQRSLSSVETVSVLQLFRDPSVRWQLVTVLVVNAGMQLSGIDAIWFYTNAIFENAGIPAQQIQYTTVGTGAIEVIAGLIGCFTIERVGRRPLMIGGFSFMGLCCAGITFSLLLQAHVPFMRYVSVACVVGIIAGFCIGPAGVPFLMTGELFKQSHRSSAYIVGGFFNWISNFTVGFVFPFLQMSAGAFCYLVFCGVCVGVAAYVFFIIPETKNKTFVEISQMFDLRNACEIENQPLGITDQLGLKKMNGYGALEPGDMDKMDKTEK, from the exons ATGGCAGAAGAGGTTTTGATAGAACCTAATGGGAAAAGTAGAGGG CATTTAACCTCATCCCTGTTGGCGGTAGCgttcctctcttcctttgggaGCTCCATGCTGTATGGTTATAACCTGGCTGTTGTTAATTCTCCTGCAGAG TACATAAAGGACTTTTATAACCAAACCATTGTGAGGAGGAATGGGTCAGGAGTGGATAAAGAGACTCTCACACTTCTTTATTCCGTCACTGTGTCAATATTTGCCATTGGAGGCCTGGTGGGCTCTCTTACAGTGGGGATGCAAGTTACCAGATTTGGGAG GAGAGGGACACTGGTACACAGCACAGTTCTGGTGTTTATCGCCGGCGTGCTGATGGGCTTCAGCCGATTATGTGGATCTCCAGAGATGATCATCATCGGACGCTTCATTATAGGGATACACTCAG GGATTGCTCTCAGCGTAGTGCCCATGTATCTGGGAGAAATTGCTCCAAAGAATCTCCGGGGCTTCCTAGGACTTGTGCCCAGCATCTTCATCTGCATAGGAGTGTTTATCGCTCAGATTCTGGGACTTCATGAACTCTTGGGCAAG GAAGAGCACTGGCCTCTGTTCCTCTCTCTAGTTGTGGTGCCTACATTCATACAGCTTATGCTGTTGCCATGGTTCCCAGAGAGTCCCAGATATCTGTTGATGGAAAAGCGGAACATTCATGCCACTATCACAG CTCTGAAGTGGTACCGTCCCAAATCTAACATCCAAGCTGAGTTGGAGGAGATGCAGGAAGAGCAGCGCTCTTTGTCCTCAGTAGAGACTGTCTCAGTGTTGCAGCTCTTCAGGGATCCGTCTGTTCGCTGGCAGCTTGTTACAGTCCTTGTGGTGAATGCTGGCATGCAGCTGTCTGGAATCGATgcg ATTTGGTTCTACACCAATGCCATCTTTGAGAATGCGGGTATCCCTGCTCAGCAGATTCAGTACACAACCGTGGGCACTGGAGCCATAGAGGTCATCGCTGGACTCATAGGG TGCTTTACTATTGAGCGTGTGGGTAGGAGGCCTCTGATGATTGGTGGCTTCAGCTTTATGGGTTTGTGCTGCGCTGGAATCACTTTCTCCCTACTATTACAG GCTCACGTGCCCTTCATGCGATATGTCAGTGTGGCCTGCGTGGTTGGAATCATCGCAGGATTCTGCATTGGTCCTG CTGGTGTCCCGTTTCTGATGACAGGAGAGCTCTTTAAACAATCCCATCGATCTTCTGCCTACATTGTGGGAGGATTTTTCAACTGGATATCAAACTTTACCGTGGGATTTGTCTTTCCATTCCTTCAG ATGTCAGCCGGTGCGTTCTGTTATCTGGTgttctgtggtgtgtgtgtgggggttgCAGCCTACGTTTTCTTCATCATCCCTGAAACAAAGAACAAAACCTTTGTGGAGATCAGTCAGATGTTCGATTTAAGAAACGCTTGTGAAATTGAAAACCAGCCGCTGGGAATCACTGACCAACTCGGGCTCAAAAAAATGAATGGGTATGGTGCACTTGAGCCTGGAGATATGGACAAAATGGACAAGACCGAGAAATAG
- the fgf8b gene encoding fibroblast growth factor 8b, protein MRLKSSRLGYLLLQFMTLCFYTQMTMQSVSVPNFKHHVTEQSRLSDRTSRRLTRTYQLYSRTSGKHVQVLGNKRVNANGEDGDIHAKLVVETDTFGSRVRIRGAKTGYYICMNKRGKLIGRRKGRGRDCIFTEIVLENNYTALQNAKYKGWYMAFTRKGRPRKATQTRQHQREAHFMKRLPRGHLLTEQKPFDLIPYPPNKRTKHHQRTSMN, encoded by the exons ATGAGGCTGAAATCATCGAGGTTAGGTTACCT attacttCAATTTATGACTCTGTGTTTTTACACTCAG ATGACGATGCAGTCAGTCTCTGTACCAAATTTTAAGCACCATGTAACGGAGCAGAGTCGCCTGTCGGACAGGACGAGCCGGCGATTAACAAGGACTTATCAGCTCTATAGCCGGACGAGTGGTAAACATGTACAAGTGCTGGGCAATAAGAGGGTCAACGCCAATGGCGAGGATGGAGATATTCATG CTAAACTTGTTGTGGAAACCGACACGTTTGGAAGCAGGGTTCGAATCAGAGGTGCGAAAACCGGATACTACATTTGCATGAACAAGAGAGGCAAGCTTATTGGACGG AGGAAGGGCCGTGGAAGGGACTGCATATTCACAGAGATTGTTCTGGAAAATAACTACACGGCTCTGCAGAACGCCAAGTACAAAGGCTGGTACATGGCTTTTACACGCAAGGGTCGACCCAGGAAAGCCACACAGACCCGGCAGCATCAGCGAGAGGCCCATTTCATGAAACGTCTTCCTCGAGGACACCTGTTAACAGAACAGAAGCCTTTTGATTTAATCCCATATCCCCCAAACAAGAGGACTAAGCACCATCAGCGCACAAGCATGAATTGA
- the dpcd gene encoding protein DPCD codes for MALQHWADTLRKAKKTALLSDGKRKVHYLFEDGDEMAEEYDLKTDQLVLRKWRHKSTFGGQGQWIVEAGETNPNGVTSDLIKESSSNPLFMRKDTKTSFQWRIRNISYPVEVYSVSAEPAERCCVIRTSNKKYYKKFSIPDLDRCQLPLESAALSFTHANNTLIISYKKPKEILELEQELLGELKKLKGTSEGDIDCKTQ; via the exons ATGGCTCTTCAACACTGGGCAGACACTCTCAGGAAAGCCAAGAAAACTGCTTTACTGTCTGATG GGAAAAGGAAAGTTCATTATCTGTTTGAAGATGGCGATGAGATGGCTGAGGAGTATGACCTGAAAACAGATCAACTTGTCT TACGAAAGTGGCGACATAAAAGCACTTTTGGAGGCCAGGGACAGTGGATAGTGGAAGCTGGAGAAACCAACCCAAACGGTGTTACCTCCGATTTAATAAAAGAGAGCAGTTCAAAt CCATTGTTCATGCGTAAGGACACAAAGACCAGTTTCCAGTGGAGGATACGGAATATTTCTTACCCTGTAGAAGTCTACAGTGTATCAGCAGAGCCAGCGGAGAGATGTTGTGTCATCCGAACCTCAAACAAAAA GTACTATAAGAAGTTCAGTATTCCAGATCTCGACCGTTGCCAGCTGCCTTTGGAGAGCGCAGCTCTGAGTTTTACCCACGCCAACAACACTTTAATCATCAGC TACAAGAAGCCCAAGGAGATTTTAGAACTGGAACAGGAGCTGCTTGGGGAACTGAAGAAACTGAAGGGGACAAGTGAAGGAGATATTGACTGTAAAACTCAGTGA